A segment of the Deltaproteobacteria bacterium genome:
GCCGAAGGTGCGATTGCTCTCGATGGCCCGCGCCAGCTGCTCTGGCGCGTCCTCGCGACCCAGTGCGTGAGCGAGCAGCCCGGTGTAGCGGGCGACCGAGCCGAGCGTCGCGAACACGATGTTCGCGTGCTCGCCGACGTGCGGTGCGAGCTGCGCGAACAGCCGTTCGCAAAGCGGGAGGTCGCGCGCGTCGGCCGCAGCCGCGGCAGCGCAGCAAAGCGTCGAGAGCCACACCTGATTGCGGCGCAGGTCGCGAGCACCGCGTCGCGCTCGGCCGGCAATCCGAGCTCGGTGCAGCGCAGCGCCAGCGAGGGCCAGTTGATCGGCGAGAGATCGCGGTGCGCGCGCGCAGCGATTCCGACGGCGCTGCGCGCGGCCTCGACCGGCTGCGCGTCCACGTCGATCCAGAACTCCTGCACGCGGCGCTGCGCGCCGGCATCCCGCATGTCCGCGCGCTTCGCGATCGCGATGCCTTCCGCGACGTGCTCGCGCGCGTCCGCGAAACGCGCCTCACCGAGCGCCGCCGTCGCCTCGCGCAGCGCGAGCATCCAGCGGACGAGCGGCTGATCGGCCTCGCGCGCGAGGCTGCGCAGCGTCGCGAGCGCGTGCTCCGCCGCTGCGCGATCCCCGACGCGCGCCGCAGTGAAGAGCGAGCTGCCTGCGGCGTCGAAGCGGAGCGTCGGGCGCAAGTCCGCACTCGCAAGGCCGTCGAGCTCCGCCGTGGTCGCGAGCCGCTCGGAGAGCGGGTGGAACACGGACCACTGGCGCTGCGCCAGCACTTCCGCGAGCAGCTCGCGCCGGCCGAGCGCGCGCGCCAGCGCGAGCGCCTCGTCGCTCGCGCGGTCTCCTTCGTCCGCGTGCGGCGCCCAGGCGAGCTCGGTGCTGAGCAGCGCAAGCAAGCGCGCGCGCAGCGGGGCGTCGCCGTCGCCGAGCAGCGCGAGGGCGCTTCGCAGGCGCGCGACTTGCGCCTCGTCGACGTGCATCGCGCGGCTGAACGTGCCGCGGTAAGTCGCGAGCAGCGCGCGTCCCATCAGCTGGCCGTCGGCAAGCGCGTACGCACGGTCGGCGGCGGCGCTCAGCTCGCGACGGAACGACGCGTCGCCGACGCGTCGCAGCGCTTCGCCCACGTCGATCGCGAGCTCGCAGCGCTCGCGCTCGGCGGTCACGCCCGCGTAGTGCCGCTGCGCTTCGCGGAAGAACTCGAGCGCGCGCTCATTCGCGAACTGCGCGAGCGCCTGGCGGCCGGCCGCGGCCGCGTAGCGCGCGGCGCGCTCGCTGTGGCCGAGCGGCGCTGCGTGCGCGAAGTGGTGAGCGAGCTCGACGCTGCGCGCCACGCCGCCTCTGCGCCGTTCGAGCGCGAGGCCGGCGCGCTCGTGCAAGAGCGCCAGCCGAGCGCCACTCACTTCGTCGTAGAACGCACGCTGGAGCAGCGCGTGCGAGAAGGCGTACGAGAGCCGCTCGCGATCGAGCTCGCGCAGGATGCCCGCTCGGCGAGCCGGCGCCGAGCGCGCGTGCGCCGGCGTCGACGAGCTCGGGCACGCGGGCATCGCTCGCGCGATGCGTCGTCACGATCAGCACGCGGCTGTCGCCGAGGCCGAACAGCACGTGCGCGAGCAGATCGAACGCCGCGCTGCCCGCCCAGTGCAGCGAGTCGAGCAGCAGCACGATCGGATCGTCGAGCGTCGCGACGCGCAGCCACTCGAGGAACGCGTCGCGCAACAGGGTGCGCTCGTGCTCGGGGTCGGAGCTCGAAGGCGGCGGCAGATCGGGCACGCGCTCGAGCAGCTCGGGCACGAGCCGCGCGAGCTCGCCCGAGTTCGGACCGAGGCGCGCCGCCAAATCGTCGACGCTGCGCACCCAATGGCGGAGCGCCTTGTCGAGCGGGTCGTACGCGCCCGCGGAATCCTGCTGAGCGCCGGCGTAGACGATCGCCCCTCCGAGCGCGTCGATCTCGCGGCTCAGCTCCGCAACGAGCCTCGTCTTCCCGATGCCGGCGTCGCCGCGAATCGCGACGAGCTGCGGCTCGCCATTCGCGGCGTGGTGATAGGCGTCGCGCAGCACGTCGAGCGCCGCGCTGCGCCCCGTCCACGGGAGCTGGCCGCTCGTGCGCAGCGACGCAGGCGCGCCGAGACTCGCAGCGGCGCTGCGCGGCGGCTCCCACACGACCTCGACGTGATCGCCCGCCGCCGCGCGCTGTCGCAGCGCTTCGCGGCTGCCGACCAGCGCGAGCACGGCCCGCGGCGCCAGGATCTCGCCGCCGCGAGCGGCAGCGCAGGCCGCGTGCGCCTCGTCGACGGGCCGGCCCACGCAGTCGCCGTTCTCCCACACGATCTCGCCGCCTGCGAAGCCTACGCGCACTTCGAGCGTCGCCTCGCGGCGCGCGCGCCGGTTCCGCCGATCGGTCGCCTGCTGCACGTCGATGGCGGCGCGGGCTGCGGACGAAACGCTCTCGAACGTGGCGAGGATGCCGTCGCCGAGCCACTGCTCCACCCGCCCGCTGTGGCGGGCGA
Coding sequences within it:
- a CDS encoding AAA family ATPase, with the protein product MLVTDLVGSTQLRTSLGDAHAEPLRRAHEQLLRAIVARHSGRVEQWLGDGILATFESVSSAARAAIDVQQATDRRNRRARREATLEVRVGFAGGEIVWENGDCVGRPVDEAHAACAAARGGEILAPRAVLALVGSREALRQRAAAGDHVEVVWEPPRSAAASLGAPASLRTSGQLPWTGRSAALDVLRDAYHHAANGEPQLVAIRGDAGIGKTRLVAELSREIDALGGAIVYAGAQQDSAGAYDPLDKALRHWVRSVDDLAARLGPNSGELARLVPELLERVPDLPPPSSSDPEHERTLLRDAFLEWLRVATLDDPIVLLLDSLHWAGSAAFDLLAHVLFGLGDSRVLIVTTHRASDARVPELVDAGARALGAGSPSGHPARARSRAALVRLLARAAPACVLRRSEWRSAGALARARRPRARTAQRRRGAQRRARSPLRARSAARPQRARRALRGRGRPPGARAVRE